One genomic window of Saccharomyces cerevisiae S288C chromosome XII, complete sequence includes the following:
- a CDS encoding uncharacterized protein (hypothetical protein; green fluorescent protein (GFP)-fusion protein localizes to the vacuole; not an essential gene; induced by treatment with 8-methoxypsoralen and UVA irradiation; relocalizes from nucleus to vacuole upon DNA replication stress; YLR297W has a paralog, YOR186W, that arose from the whole genome duplication), protein MVEGDFVDEQSNIALLSSKSMCGDHHSVKNSIGDEIFKLLTKILNSDEKASGDVHTLVSGTPDLSNFNLDNEPLENILAVFIISFIIVVVGVLLLGLIGMIFISLRSGSSNDKKLQSNDEEKQALAEKA, encoded by the coding sequence ATGGTCGAAGGTGATTTTGTCGATGAGCAATCGAACATTGCCTTACTAAGCTCCAAATCCATGTGTGGTGATCATCATAGCGTCAAGAATAGCATAGGGGATGAGATCTTTAAATTATTGACAAAGATTTTAAATTCGGATGAGAAAGCAAGCGGAGATGTGCACACACTCGTTTCTGGGACCCCGGATCTCTCAAATTTTAACCTCGATAATGAACCACTGGAAAACATACTCGCTGTTTTCATAAtatcttttattattgtagTGGTTGGAGTTTTACTACTTGGGTTGATTGGCATGATATTCATATCTCTCCGTTCAGGCAGCAGTAATGATAAGAAACTACAGTCCaacgatgaagaaaagcaaGCACTTGCTGAAAAAGcatga
- the YHC1 gene encoding Yhc1p (Component of the U1 snRNP complex required for pre-mRNA splicing; putative ortholog of human U1C protein, which is involved in formation of a complex between U1 snRNP and the pre-mRNA 5' splice site) has translation MTRYYCEYCHSYLTHDTLSVRKSHLVGKNHLRITADYYRNKARDIINKHNHKRRHIGKRGRKERENSSQNETLKVTCLSNKEKRHIMHVKKMNQKELAQTSIDTLKLLYDGSPGYSKVFVDANRFDIGDLVKASKLPQRANEKSAHHSFKQTSRSRDETCESNPFPRLNNPKKLEPPKILSQWSNTIPKTSIFYSVDILQTTIKESKKRMHSDGIRKPSSANGYKRRRYGN, from the coding sequence ATGACGAGATACTATTGTGAATACTGTCATTCGTATTTGACCCATGACACGTTGAGCGTTCGTAAATCGCACTTGGTCGGTAAGAATCACCTTCGTATAACAGCTGACTATTATAGGAACAAAGCAAGAGACATTATTAATAAACATAATCATAAAAGACGCCACATTGGAAAAAGAGGcaggaaagaaagagaaaacaGTAGTCAAAATGAGACGCTAAAAGTTACATGCCTTTCAAATAAGGAGAAAAGACACATCATGCatgtgaagaaaatgaaccAAAAAGAACTGGCACAAACCTCAATAGATACCTTGAAATTGTTATACGATGGCTCACCAGGATATTCCAAAGTATTTGTGGATGCTAACAGGTTTGATATAGGAGATTTGGTTAAAGCCAGCAAATTACCCCAAAGAGccaatgaaaaatctgCACACCATTCCTTCAAGCAAACTTCAAGATCCAGAGATGAGACGTGCGAGAGCAATCCATTTCCTAGGTTGAATAACCCAAAGAAGCTAGAACCCCCAAAGATATTATCACAATGGAGTAACACCATTCCAAAAACTTCTATATTTTACAGTGTAGATATACTGCAAACCACGATCAAGGAGTCCAAGAAGCGGATGCATTCCGACGGCATACGGAAACCGTCGAGTGCCAACGGATATAAAAGGAGGCGGTATGGAAATTAA
- the ECM38 gene encoding gamma-glutamyltransferase (Gamma-glutamyltranspeptidase; major glutathione-degrading enzyme; involved in detoxification of electrophilic xenobiotics; expression induced mainly by nitrogen starvation) produces MLLCNRKVPKTLNTCFILHIFTLLTLGVLVSGMPSKMVSFASQETLQRINNLLRGSANRDVDIIAEYLKKDDDDDGGDKDHHNIDIDPLPRRPSLTPDRQLLKVGLHGAISSDLEVCSNLTINEVLLKFPGSNAADAAVTQALCKGMVNFFNSGIGGGGYVVFSGKDDEDHLSIDFREKAPMDSHKFMFENCSLCSKIGGLAVGVPGELMGLYRLFKERGSGQVDWRDLIEPVAKLGSVGWQIGEALGATLELYEDVFLTLKEDWSFVLNSTHDGVLKEGDWIKRPALSNMLMELAKNGSVAPFYDPDHWIAKSMIDTVAKYNGIMNLQDVSSYDVHVTKPLSMKIRKGANFIPDNDMTVLTSSGSSSGAALLAALRIMDNFQNQEGGDYEKETTYHLLESMKWMASARSRLGDFEGEALPKHIEEVLDPEWALKAVKSIKRNSQDGNFKTLENWTLYDPAYDINNPHGTAHFSIVDSHGNAVSLTTTINLLFGSLVHDPKTGVIFNNEMDDFAQFNKSNSFELAPSIYNFPEPGKRPLSSTAPTIVLSELGIPDLVVGASGGSRITTSVLQTIVRTYWYNMPILETIAYPRIHHQLLPDRIELESFPMIGKAVLSTLKEMGYTMKEVFPKSVVNAIRNVRGEWHAVSDYWRKRGISSVY; encoded by the coding sequence ATGCTGTTGTGTAATAGAAAAGTCCCCAAGACTTTAAATACCTGTTTTATACTGCATATATTCACTCTGTTAACACTGGGTGTGTTAGTGTCCGGAATGCCGTCAAAAATGGTATCATTCGCCTCTCAGGAGACTTTGCAGAGAATAAATAATCTCCTTCGAGGGTCTGCCAATCGAGATGTTGACATTATTGcagaatatttgaaaaaagacgacgatgatgatggcGGCGATAAGGATCACCATAACATCGATATTGACCCTTTACCTCGCCGTCCTAGTTTAACGCCTGATAGGCAACTTCTAAAAGTCGGTTTGCATGGTGCTATAAGTTCAGATTTAGAAGTCTGTAGTAATTTGACTATAAATGAGGTACTCCTGAAATTTCCCGGTTCTAACGCTGCAGACGCTGCAGTAACACAAGCTCTTTGTAAGGGTAtggtgaatttttttaatagtGGGATTGGAGGTGGTGGCTACGTAGTTTTTTCTGGCaaagacgatgaagatCATCTATCCATTGATTTTAGAGAAAAAGCACCCATGGATTCACATAAGTTCATGTTCGAAAACTGCTCTCTATGCTCAAAAATAGGGGGTCTTGCTGTCGGTGTTCCAGGTGAATTGATGGGTCTCTATCGCCTCTTTAAAGAAAGAGGTAGCGGCCAAGTTGATTGGCGTGATCTAATTGAACCAGTCGCAAAGCTGGGAAGCGTGGGTTGGCAAATAGGCGAAGCACTCGGTGCCACTTTAGAACTTTATGAGGATGTTTTCCTGACATTGAAGGAAGATTGGTCGTTTGTATTGAATTCTACCCATGACGGTGTTTTGAAAGAAGGCGATTGGATCAAGAGGCCGGCACTATCTAACATGCTAATGGAACTGGCTAAAAATGGTTCCGTGGCCCCATTTTATGACCCCGATCACTGGATTGCAAAATCCATGATTGATACTGTCGCAAAATACAATGGAATAATGAACTTGCAGGATGTTTCATCGTATGATGTTCATGTTACTAAACCACTGTCCATGAAAATTAGGAAGGGCGCCAATTTCATCCCTGATAACGATATGACCGTATTAACAAGTAGCGGCTCAAGTTCCGGGGCTGCACTACTTGCGGCGTTAAGGATAATGGATAATTTCCAGAATCAAGAAGGGGGCGattatgaaaaagaaactacCTATCATTTGCTTGAAAGCATGAAATGGATGGCAAGCGCAAGAAGCAGGTTAGGCGATTTTGAAGGCGAAGCATTACCTAAGCATATAGAAGAGGTATTGGATCCAGAATGGGCTTTGAAAGCAGTGAAATCAATCAAAAGAAACTCTCAAGACggaaattttaaaacttTAGAAAACTGGACGCTTTATGATCCGGCATACGATATCAATAACCCGCATGGAACTGCCCACTTCAGTATAGTAGATTCACATGGGAATGCTGTTTCCTTGACAACCACCATCAACTTGTTGTTCGGTTCCTTAGTACACGACCCAAAAACCGGGGTGATCTTCAATAATGAAATGGACGATTTCGCTCAATTCAACAAATCTAATAGTTTTGAATTGGCACCCTCCATATACAACTTTCCCGAGCCCGGGAAAAGACCCCTATCATCCACTGCACCCACTATTGTGCTGTCAGAATTAGGCATCCCAGACCTCGTGGTCGGCGCTTCCGGCGGCTCAAGAATCACTACGAGTGTTTTACAAACAATTGTGAGGACGTACTGGTATAACATGCCTATATTGGAAACGATAGCCTATCCACGTATACACCACCAGTTACTGCCCGACCGCATAGAACTGGAAAGCTTCCCCATGATCGGTAAAGCCGTACTAAGCACTCTCAAGGAAATGGGATATACGATGAAAGAAGTATTTCCCAAGAGCGTAGTTAATGCTATACGCAATGTCAGGGGAGAATGGCATGCGGTGAGTGACTATTggagaaaaagaggaaTCTCCTCCGTATACTAA